The DNA sequence CATTCGTCGTTGGACAAAAGAACTCCCGCCGAGGTATACAGGAGCACTTTCAATGTTCATTGACTTGGCGCATAGCCGTTGTTCCGCTCCGCCCTCGGCCCTTCCGGGCCGCCCCTGGGGGGACGGGCTCCGCTCCACAACGGCTATGTCTGCTGCCTACCAAGGCATGAAACCGGGACGGTAGACTCCACCTTAAAATGACCGATCAGTGTCCAAAGGATGGGGGAAGGCGCACTGTATGCATTTGTAATCTCGTAGAGACTCTCCATTTTTGCAGTCACTCTGTAGTCGTTTTGCTAATTTTTAGAGAGTTGAGTAATGGGATAATCAAAAGGGGATGATAAACAACAGAGAATGGATAAACGTACTTTTCAACAGGGATCAGGGCTAAGTTCATGAGATGTTTTAGCGCAAGGCCATTTTTTTGTTATTTGGTGTTTCTTATTTTCTCATTATTATGCACTTCGTGCGCGTCCACCCTCAATCCAACTGAAAGAATGCAGCATTTAGTGCTGGGCACTGACTTCCACTATGGAATAATAAGAACCAAAGATTTCGACCTGGTCACATATTCACGTATTGAGCCGGGGGCTGAAAACCTGACGATATACATCGAAGGGGACGGGCAGGCATGGAGAAGTCGGTCTAAAGTCTCGTTCGATCCTACTCCGCATAATCCGCTCGGGTTCATGCTGGCAGCATTGGACACGGTTCCTTCCGTTGTGTATCTGGCTCGACCTTGTCAGTTTGTAGGCGGCACAGAGGCTAGAAATTGTGAGGTTTCATGTTGGACCTCTGGGCGGTTCAGTAAAAGAAATGTTCAAGCTATCAATGAAGCCATTTCACAGGTGAAGCAGCAGGCCAAGGCAAAGAACATTCATCTTGTCGGGTATTCCGGCGGAGGAGCAATCGCTTTACTTATTGCCGGTCAAAGAGATGATGTCCTTTCTGTCAGGACTGTTGCTGGAAATCTGGATCATAAAAAATGGACAGAATTGCAAGGGGTTACGCCTTTGGAAGGCTCTTTGAATGCCAAGGAGTATGCGCAGGATTTATGTACGCTGCCCCAAATGCATTATATTGGTGGAAAAGACAGCATCATGCCTCAAGACATAGCCTTTTCATATTTACGTGCAGTAGGAGAGAATTGCCAGACTGCAATTGAAATCATTCCGGACTGTACCCATTCCGAAGGTTGGACCAGTATTTGGCCTGAACTTTGTTCAAATTTTAATTCAACGTTCGGGAAAGAAAGATAGCACTGCAACTTAATTCGTAGTAATATTTAAAATACTTTCGGGCGGAGCAATCCCCAGTTCTTTATTCAGCGTTTCTTTATAGACATTGAAATGCTTTGCCGCTTTGGATTGTTGATGGGTAGCCGCATATATTTTAAGTAATGTCAGAGTCAGACATTCTTCACATGGATTATCATTAAATGCCTTAATCAGTATTTCTTCTGCTTTTTCATATTGATTTTGCTCAGTATGTTTTTCAGCCAATTTTACTACCACGCTGTTGTATAAGCCCAGTAGCCTGTTACGTTCCGGATAGAGCCAGATTCCTTCCTCTCCTTCCAAGAAGTCACCGAGATATAGTTTCTCTACTGATTCCAGTGCTTCAAAACGGGCATTTCCATCGATGCTTGCAACTGAGGAGCTGAAAATCAATGAATCCTGACGAACTTCCGGGGCTATTTTTAAGGAATATTTGCCTTCGAGCTGAATTAAAGTTTGATCGACTCCGGACTCTTCGAGACTCTTACGAATGTAATGAATATTTTTATATAGCTGGTTGGTTGCAGTGTTCAAATCATGGTCGGGCCAGAGAGTTTCAATGAGCAGCTCTTTGGATACCCGTTTGCCCTGCTTGAGGATCAGAAAAGCCGCAAGCTCACGTGTTTTCTTGGAGCGCCATTTTACGAGAGGCTTGCCTGACCAGACAATTTCAAATTTACCCATCGTATGGATCTCAAGTTTGCCGCTATTACTTTCAACATTCTCTTGAGCTGCTGGAGATCTTTTAAGTTTTGTTAGAATTCTGTCAAATGTTGTAGCAAAACGTTTTTTTGAAACCGGCTTCAATAAATAATCAAGAGCTTCAAGTTCAAAGGCGTCCACAGCGAAATCGTCATATCCGGTAACAAAAACAATATGGGTCTCCGGGCATTTCTCTTTAATCATTTCGGCAGCATCAAGTCCCTGCAATTCAGGCATGTCAATATCCAGAAAGATTACTTGAGGCTTCTTTTTTTCAACTGCTTTTAATGCTTCAAGTGGATTTGTGTATGCCCCGTCAATTTGCACAGCAGGATAGTCTGACAGCCTGCGCTCAAGCATCCTGATCCCGGATTTTTCGTCGTCAACAAGTACTACTTTCAACATATGCAACCTGTAATTAATCTTTTGTCGTTATATGAATATTGACGGATGTTCCTTGTCCGTACGTGCTTTTGACCTGTAGTGCGGTTCCGTATACTTTTTCTACTCTTTGCTGCAAATTTGATAATCCGATCCCATTCCCACTGAATCGTTCACCGGAAAGAATTTTAGGAAGTTCTTCTGGAGAAATACCGATTCCTGTGTCTTCAATTTGAATTATATAGCCTGTGTCCACTGGATAGCCATTGATTCTTATGGTTCCGCCTTCTTTCTTCTTAAAGATTCCGTGTGCGGCGGCATTTTCTACTAATGTCTGGATAGCAAAAGGAATAACAGTAACCCCTGAACTTTCTGCTATGTTGAATTCATAACTAAGTTTTTCATGAAATCTAGCCTTTTGAATGGCAAGATATGCGTTTACCAGCTCCAGTTCTTTTTCCAGCGGGATCTGTCGTTTTTTATAATCGAACTTGAAACTCCGACGCAGGTAGTCTGATAAATCTGCGATGATGTCCGCAGCTTTCTCCCCATCTTCATAGCAACAGTCCGAAATGACGTTCATGGCATTATACAGGAAATGGGGATTGATCTGTGCCTGCAGCATGCGCATCTCGTTTTCCACGGACATTTCGTTGACTAATTTTAACTGGGAAAGGGTCCGAACCCTTGATTTAAGCACTTCATTTTCAAAGGGTTTAAACAGGAAATCGTTGGCTCCCGCTTCAAAACAATCGACAAGCCCATCCAGCTTTGTTTTTGCTGTTAGAATGATCACTGGGCATTCCAGCAGATTAAAGCGATGCCTTACTTTTTGGGTAAGCTCTTCCCCGCTGTATTTAGGCATCATTAAGTCAACAATTGCCAGAACCGTATCAGAGTTGTTCAGGATTTCTTGTAACCCTTCTTCCGCATCTACAAAACCTTTGATGCTGTATCCTTCTGGTTTTAGCACACTGGCTGCGGCAAAAATATTCGGATAGTCGTCATCAATTATGACAATGGTTTCTTTCTTTTCCCCTTGAATGAAGAGCTGCTTGTCAGTGTTTGTGGGAATATATGGTTTTTGATTTTTCGTATGCAATGTTTCCGCAGGCAGTTCCTCTGATACAAGTTGTTTGAGCGGAAGTTGCAGGGTGAAAACAGAACCTTTTCCCGGCTCACTTTCAACTATAATATCTCCGCCATGGGCCTGCATGATCTCTTTTGAGATACTCAGGCCGATTCCGAGTCCTCCGTAGCCAATGCTGATACTTTCATCCGCCTGTTCAAAAGAGTTAAAGATTCGATCTTGTTTGTCAGGGGTAATGCCGATTCCGGTATCGCTGACCGATATATAAAGGACTCCGTCCTGTTCGTGCGTGCTAATTTCAATTCGTCCATTTTCCGGGGTAAATTTGATGGCATTCCCGAGCAGATTGTAAAGGACCTGGATGAGCCTGTATTTGTCGCCGTAAACTAGTTCTGGCGAAGATGCTGCTTTCAAAGAAAGTTCGATTCTTTTGTCATCAAGCAAAGGCTGAACTTCCCTGACTGTATAGCCGAGGGTCTGCTTTATATTGAAATTGCTGTTGTGAAGTTTAACCCGGCCATCTTTGAGATTGGAAAAATCCAATAGATCATTGATCAGCCTGTTCAGGCGGGTCATGCTGGAAAGAACCATGTCCATGGATTCGTTTTCGGCTGTTCCCAGTTTTGTTCTTTCCGAACTCAACGATTTCAGCAGTGCTATCATGCTGTTAATGGGAGTCCTAAGCTCGTGGGAAGTATTGGTTAAAAGCTGGTCTTTAACTTCGTTGGCCCGTTTTAGGTTCTGGGTAAGAAGTTCTGTTTTATGGAGGGTCCGCTCATATTTTTTGGCGGCAATAACAGCAAAGCAGAGCACCAGGAAGACCAGTCCCCCCGGAGTATATAATTCGTAGTCGGAAAAGGTCACTCCATATACATACAAGATATCAAACATGACGCAGGATAATACAACGACTGATCCCAGCAGCACCAACAATGCCCCTTGGACTCCTGACGCCAAGGCTTTTGAAAGAACATAGAGTCCGTACATGAACTCAAATAAGAGGAGGATGTCCTTGGTCATGGCTACCGGACCGATGAGATGCTTATCAAAAAAGAAAATTACGCCAAACAGCAGCGCAGCCTTTAAAATTGATATGATTCTTATTTTTCTGCTGACTCTGTCGGGGTAAATACTGTCTATGAGGTGTAAATACAGAGTCCCTCCTGCAATAGAGAGAACGTAATACATTACATAGTACGCTTTAAAGGGAATGCTAGGAATAATGGACCTGATTGTCATATTGCCGGTCGCAGAAATATAGCAGGCGGAGAAAACTGTCATGAGGGCAAGGCAGAACAACACATAGTTGTCTTTGGGCGCCTTGGTGACAATCATTACAAAGAGCAAAAACATCATTGCTGTGAGGCCAAGCAAGAACACATCTTTTGAATGATTTGCCAGTTTTACAGCTGACAGGGAGCCTGCTTTGCCAAGTAAAATGGGTTTGTAGTAGCCACCCTCCTGATAGGTGAAGCTTGCAACTTGAATGGTCAGAGTCAGCTCTTTTTCAAGGAAGAAAGAGAATAAACGGGGGGCATATTCAGGAATAGTGTCTTGAGCTGTACCTCCCGGTTTTCCGACGGAAAAAGCCAATTCATTGTTTGCGTATACCCGGTAGGCCTCGATAGGGGCGACTGGAAAATACAGTTCAATATTTCGAGGCTCACCTCTATTGATTATTTTCAGCTGAAAGGTTCCATAACCCTTACTGCCCATAATTGTTTTGCCGAATTGCTGTCCTTTCCATAGTCCGGGTAGGGTCATGTATCCTTTGGTCCCACTGTAAGTAGAGCTTTCCTGCGGCGAGACATAAGCATCGGGGTAAAACAGCCATTGGCCATTAAGATGAAGCACTTTGTCATGCAAAGTATTTTCTTCAATATAGACCTTGCCTGAATGAACGCTTGGTCCTGCGTTATAGGTATCTGTGAAATAAAGCAGCAGCCAAGTTGTGAAGGCAATAGATGCGAGACTCAACAAGAAAAAAAGTATCGTTTTCAGCAGATCAATATTTTTAAAAAAAGTAATTCTCCGATCCAAGTGAACCATATCTCCCCGCACCCTTTTTTCTCATCTGAATTAGTTTCTTTTATAATTGTTATATTTGTCTGAATATCAAATAGGATAGGGGAAATCATTTTGTCAAGAAATTGGGAAAGGGAATCATCAAATCATGAAAAAATGATTCCATATTTTCAATATATTAAGGTTTGGGAAATTTGGGAAGATTTTGGGAAGGAGGTGGGTGTATAGTGATCCCTTCGTACAATAATGAGCTTGCTATTTTTAATATATTCATTTTGAGAGAGGGGCTATGAGGGGACGTAGCGTTTTGTTTATACGGACAGTTTGGTGGGGGGCGGTATTTTCTGTGTTGATAGCAATACTTCTATTGCTGACGAGAACTGCCAGAGCTGGTGATGTAACTGTTAATGGTGATATTACTGCCGCACAGATAAATACAGCCCGAGGTGGCTTAACCGTCAATGATGTAATCACTTTTGCTGCTCAGTCTGCGGTTACCATGAATGCCGCTGTTGATCTTTCAGGAGGGGCTGGCGGGATTGTTATTGACGGCAGCAGGCAGGTTACAATTCTGGATGGTGCAGCGGGCAGTATCTATGCCCGAAATGTGATCATGGATAACGGCGCCTGTTTTGTAAATAATGACAGCTCAGGTTCCCTTTCTACATTTGTAGATATTTCCCTAGGCACCAACTCGGTAATGTACAATAATGCTGCGCTTTCACAGAGTCTTAACAAATTAACTGTGACTGGTGACAGTTCGACCCTCTCCGGCACAGCTGCAATGGCTTTTGCAAGTCAGGCGGCGATTAATGGTAATTTTGTACTTAGCGGTGCTGGAATTAAAACATTTAGTGGTGGAGTTAATGTTGCGGCCGGTAAGGTGATGAGCATCACAGAGGGAGTGCATACCTTCCTTGGCACAACTGATATATATGGAACAGTTAGTACCAACTCATTGGCAATTGATGCTATAAATATGGGAGTAGTCGGTGGGCCAGCAACCTCCAGTACTGTAAATATACATGCTGGCGGTGTAGTTAAGACTGAAGGTTCCGGTTCGTGGGGGCTTGATATGTTTAAGACCTCTACTGTGAATATTTCTGGTGAATTAATTACTACAGGGGGGTCTTCTCATGCCGTTGTCGGACAGACTGACACAGGCGTTAAAACTTTAACTGTATACAACGGGGGCTCAATCACAACGGGTAAAAGTGATGACGCCTCAGCCGGGGCAACCGCCTATGGTATCCGCTATGCTGGCAGTGGTACCAGCGCTAATAAGAATATTATTGATATTCAGGCTGGCGGGTCTGTTACGACTTATGGTGTAGATGCTATTGGTATTGTCGTCGGATCTCATAATGACATAACCATTGCCGGTGATGTCACAACACACGGAACCGATGGAGTCCATGGTGGAGCTGATGCACATGGAGTAAATGTCAGCAGTAGTAATACGATCAATGTCAGCGGCAACATTACAACAAATGGTGTAGGGGCCAACGGTATCAGGCTTTCCGGCACACATGATAATATAATTCTTTCAGGTAAAATAGAAACAGTCGACGGTGTTGCTATTGAGGGTAATACTAATAACGTCATAACAGTAGCTTCCGCCGGTAGGATTATAACCGGAGGGTCTTCGAGACACGGTTTCTACTTAACCAGTAATAACAATATCAATCATTCAGGATCAATAAGTACAGCCGGAACAAGCTCTTATGGTATCTATCTAAGAGGCGACAGTAATACAATAAACATCAAAAATGGCGGTTCGATTAACACCAGCGGCGGAGGAGGAGCACATGCCATCCGGCTTGATGGCGCAAGCAACACAATCAACGTCGAAAGCGGCGCTTCCATTATAGCAACCGGCGGGGGATACGGTATCCTTACTAATTCCGGCAGTAATACAATCAATATTTCCGGGCTGGTAAAAACTACTTCCGCCGCTACAAACCCCATCAGAACAGTGGGAACAGCCAATATCACCGTGACGGGCACAGGCCGGGTTGAAAGCACCATGAGCGGTTCGAACGGTATCGAGACCAGTGGAGACGGCACTAATATCACAATTCAATCCGGCGGGGTCCTCAGCACTGCCGGAGATTCTGCGCACGGAATAATAGCGTCGTCTAATGCAGTTATTGACATTAGCGGTACTGTTTCTACCACTGGTGCAAGTGCATACGGTATGTATCTCACAACTAATAACAACAGGCTTACTGTAGAAAATGGTGGCCTGATAAAAACCACTAGCGGCAACGCACATGGAATACTTGCGGCAGGTACTGACAATATTATCACAGTTGAGCAAGGTGGTTCAATTCATACGGGAAGTCACGGTATTTGCACAATCGTATCTCCAGATCATTTCGCAGAGATAGGTAATAATCAGGTTTCAATTGCTGGTTCAGTTACAACTACAGGTGGCGGGCTTGGTGTTTATTTGAGTGGTCAAGGTAATACCGCCACAATTGCATCTACCGGAACAATCAGTACAACAGGCACAAGTGCCATAGGAGTATATTTTAAACATGGCGGCGGAACGGCAACCGTGTCGGGTTCTATCACGACCAATGGAAACGAGGCACATGGGATTTATGCTGATCGGACAGGTAGCACCATCACTGTTAAAAACGTCGGATCAGTAAAGACTACAGCCAACAATTCATACGGAATCAGAACATTTGGTACGACAACTAATGCAAATGTCATTGGTAATGTCGGTGCTGCCGACAACACCATTACTATTGAAGCTGGCGGATCGCTTGCCACAGAAGGCACCAGCATGAATACCGACCAAGCCACTGCTGTCAGAGTCGACAGTAATGCGGACATAACTATCGCTGGCGCAGTTACCACAAAAGGTTCTGCCCAGAGTTCCACATATGGTGCTTTCGGAATCAACTCTGCGTATAATAACAAATATACACTTACCAGCACAGGTTCAATTACAACTGAGGGTGATCATTCTGATGGAATAACTGCTTCTGGTAACGGACTCTTTGATATTTCCGGTTCAATTACTACCAGCGGAGGAGATGCTCACGGTGTAAGTTCCGGGGCAAAAAACACCGTAACTTTGAGAACTGGCGGCTTAATTACCACCAGCGGGGCAGCTTCGGATGCCTTGAGGCTTGGGGGAACCAACACTGTTACCGTTGCAAAGGGAGCTAGTCTTACAGCTTCGGGTAGAGGTTCCCGGGCATTATATCTGGGAGCAACAGGCAACACTGTAACTCTCGAAGGTGACGGCTCCACCGGTGCGACCATTGCTTCCAACCACGCAGATGACAATACTAATGAAGAAGCCCACTCCATTTACCTGACCGGGGCAGGAACTTCGGCTAACAGTGCCGGACTGGTTGGCGGTGGACCTCTCGCAGGCGGGGCTTCTAATATCCTGACCGTGCAGAACGGGGCTACCGTTACCAGCAGGGGCCAGCAGTCTTACGGTATTCTTTCAACAGGAAGCAACTCCAAAATTACCCTCGACGGGGAAATCCACACTTACGGGGATACCGGTATCGGGATCATGTTCAATGGGAACAACGATGTTACTCTGGGGTCAACCGGTAGAATCACCACCGAAGGTACTGGCTCAGTCGCTATCTACGCCCATGATCCCTACAACCTAATCCGTATGGACGGAGCCATTCTGACCAAAGGAGCCGGATCATTCGGTATCAACACTGTGGATACCGTTGACAACCGGGGAAGAAATATAAATATTACTGTGGGCGGCAGCATCACCACCCAGGGAACCGATGCCAATGCCGTCAATCTTGGAGCAATCGATAATACCCTGATTCTTTCTAACGGTGGTTCACTCACCACAACCGGGACCAATGCTCAAGGTGTCTATATTTCAAAGACCGGAAACAATATTACTATAGAAAATAGTGCAACAATCACCACCTCCGGCTCTACGGCTAATGGTATCCGTGTTGACGGCACAGGCAATACTATAACAATGAATGGTGCTATCACTACCAACGGGCCAAGTGCACGTGGTATTATCCTGAACAACACTGGAAATATCGTTACTGCTGCCGGATCAATCACCACCAATGGTGGTTCTTCTGCCCATGGCATCCATAGCGGTTTTGATAATACCAACATCACCCTGTCAGGGAGCATTGCAGCCACTGAAACCGGCTCATACGGCATTCTTGCGGATTCATCCAACAACGTAGTCCGGGTTCAGAGTGGTGCGCAAATCACTACCCAAAAGAATAATTCATACGGAGTCTCAATTACTGGAACCGGGAGCAGCTACTACGCCGGAGGAACAATAACTACTTCGGGGGTGAGTTCTCACGGTATAGCTCTTGTTGATCAGACCACCATGGATTTTTCCGGTGCGGTGAATACTGCGGGGGCTGGTTCTCACGGAATTATCACCGACGATCAAAACGGTATGGCGGTGTTCGGGACCGTTTCCACAACCGGAACCGGAGCCCACGGTTTGTTTCTCGAAGGCGGCAATAACGCGGCCCATATTTCCAATTCAATTTCCTCTACCGGTTCCAGTTCGTACGCTCTCGCATCAGGTAAACTTTCAGCAGGAACAGGTGAGAGTAACGTTTTCCATATTCTGAACGGCGCATCGCTGACCGGAAATCTCAATAATATCGACGCTGATAATGATGCAACTACATATCTGACTTTCGGTTACGTCAAGAATGCCAATAAACTTGCTGACCTTACTGCGGTGGATGATTCTTTCAACCTCACATTGAATGGCGATATTGAGTCCGCTTCCACGGGCCGTTGGGATACCTATTTTGCAGGTGGAACGACAACTCTTGCCGGGACCAGTAACCTGCGCAACATGTTTATCGGGGCGGCAAGTTTTGACGGCGCAGCAGTACCTAACGGATCAGGCGGAACAGTAAATCTCAATGCCATAGGCGGTGCATCAGCAACCCTCAACGTTTCGAATAATCTTAATAACTATGGAACCTTGAATGTAGGCAGCGGCAGCA is a window from the Marinifilum sp. JC120 genome containing:
- a CDS encoding alpha/beta hydrolase; translation: MRCFSARPFFCYLVFLIFSLLCTSCASTLNPTERMQHLVLGTDFHYGIIRTKDFDLVTYSRIEPGAENLTIYIEGDGQAWRSRSKVSFDPTPHNPLGFMLAALDTVPSVVYLARPCQFVGGTEARNCEVSCWTSGRFSKRNVQAINEAISQVKQQAKAKNIHLVGYSGGGAIALLIAGQRDDVLSVRTVAGNLDHKKWTELQGVTPLEGSLNAKEYAQDLCTLPQMHYIGGKDSIMPQDIAFSYLRAVGENCQTAIEIIPDCTHSEGWTSIWPELCSNFNSTFGKER
- a CDS encoding response regulator; protein product: MLKVVLVDDEKSGIRMLERRLSDYPAVQIDGAYTNPLEALKAVEKKKPQVIFLDIDMPELQGLDAAEMIKEKCPETHIVFVTGYDDFAVDAFELEALDYLLKPVSKKRFATTFDRILTKLKRSPAAQENVESNSGKLEIHTMGKFEIVWSGKPLVKWRSKKTRELAAFLILKQGKRVSKELLIETLWPDHDLNTATNQLYKNIHYIRKSLEESGVDQTLIQLEGKYSLKIAPEVRQDSLIFSSSVASIDGNARFEALESVEKLYLGDFLEGEEGIWLYPERNRLLGLYNSVVVKLAEKHTEQNQYEKAEEILIKAFNDNPCEECLTLTLLKIYAATHQQSKAAKHFNVYKETLNKELGIAPPESILNITTN
- a CDS encoding response regulator gives rise to the protein MVHLDRRITFFKNIDLLKTILFFLLSLASIAFTTWLLLYFTDTYNAGPSVHSGKVYIEENTLHDKVLHLNGQWLFYPDAYVSPQESSTYSGTKGYMTLPGLWKGQQFGKTIMGSKGYGTFQLKIINRGEPRNIELYFPVAPIEAYRVYANNELAFSVGKPGGTAQDTIPEYAPRLFSFFLEKELTLTIQVASFTYQEGGYYKPILLGKAGSLSAVKLANHSKDVFLLGLTAMMFLLFVMIVTKAPKDNYVLFCLALMTVFSACYISATGNMTIRSIIPSIPFKAYYVMYYVLSIAGGTLYLHLIDSIYPDRVSRKIRIISILKAALLFGVIFFFDKHLIGPVAMTKDILLLFEFMYGLYVLSKALASGVQGALLVLLGSVVVLSCVMFDILYVYGVTFSDYELYTPGGLVFLVLCFAVIAAKKYERTLHKTELLTQNLKRANEVKDQLLTNTSHELRTPINSMIALLKSLSSERTKLGTAENESMDMVLSSMTRLNRLINDLLDFSNLKDGRVKLHNSNFNIKQTLGYTVREVQPLLDDKRIELSLKAASSPELVYGDKYRLIQVLYNLLGNAIKFTPENGRIEISTHEQDGVLYISVSDTGIGITPDKQDRIFNSFEQADESISIGYGGLGIGLSISKEIMQAHGGDIIVESEPGKGSVFTLQLPLKQLVSEELPAETLHTKNQKPYIPTNTDKQLFIQGEKKETIVIIDDDYPNIFAAASVLKPEGYSIKGFVDAEEGLQEILNNSDTVLAIVDLMMPKYSGEELTQKVRHRFNLLECPVIILTAKTKLDGLVDCFEAGANDFLFKPFENEVLKSRVRTLSQLKLVNEMSVENEMRMLQAQINPHFLYNAMNVISDCCYEDGEKAADIIADLSDYLRRSFKFDYKKRQIPLEKELELVNAYLAIQKARFHEKLSYEFNIAESSGVTVIPFAIQTLVENAAAHGIFKKKEGGTIRINGYPVDTGYIIQIEDTGIGISPEELPKILSGERFSGNGIGLSNLQQRVEKVYGTALQVKSTYGQGTSVNIHITTKD